Genomic segment of Chitinivibrionales bacterium:
CGTGGACAATTACCTGCACGATATCCCCGGCACCGCGATACAGGCGAGCTGGAGCGGCGGCATGTGGGACAGCGTTTACATCGCCAGCAACAGGATCTACTGCGTGAACGAGGGGATCGTCGCCTCCGGCAACGACTGGCTGGTGGAAAACAACGAGGTGGAGCGGCTCAAATATCCCGACGCGGGCGACTGCGACTATTCGCGGTTTTTCGGCAACAGGATCACGTTCCGCGGCAATTACTTTCACGGCGCGCTTCCCTCGGAGATCGGCTCCTCGCACACCGACGGGTTCCAGACCTTCGACGACAACGGCGAAAAGGCGAACAACATCACCATCGAAAACAACGTCGTGGTGAGCTTCCACGAAGGCATGATGCTGGGCATGAACAACGTCGGCGACGCGGTGAATTACACGATCCGCAACAACATCTTTCACGGCGGCGACCTCGGCGGCGCGTGGGGACTCTGCGTTGTCAACATCACCAACCTCAGGGCCGTGAACAACGCGTTCTGCAACATGATATACCACGGCATCGGGTTCAACGGAAGCAACGGCACCGGCGGCTCGACCGGCATGGTGAAGAACAACATCTTCTACAACAGCGGCAGCAACTACTGGGCCGATTCCGTGTCGACCGTGCAGGGCGGTTACAACATTATTTACGACACGGCCGGCGGCCTGAACGCCGGCGACTATGACCCGAAGGATTTGGTGAATGTCAACCCCAAGTTCGTCAATCCGCGGCCGCTGGTCAGGGACGATTTCAAATTGCAGGCTTCAAGCCCGGCCATCAATGCCGGGACCGCTCTGGCCGGCCTGGTGGACAGCGACATGGTCGGAACTCCTCGGCCGCAGGGTGCCGGGTGGGACATCGGCCCGTTCGAATACTTCCCCGCCGCGATCTGGAACAAGCCCGCAAGCCGTAACGGGGCGGGGGAGCCCATGCCTTTTGTAAAGCCGCTCCTCACGCGCGATGCGGTGCTGGCGCTGCGATCGAAGTTCCCGCAAATGAAGGTGTTCGGATTGAACGGCAATGCACTAAGGGACGGCGCGGTACGGTGCGACGGAATGTATCTGGTGATATTGACAAAAGGGGAGCAATGCTGGAAGGTGAGGGTGGTGCGATAGACCGACCAAGGAGGACAGTTCATGTCATTGGAAATCAAGCGGACCATGAAGATAACCATCAACGGTAGGGAATACCATTCACTTGATGAAGTTCTGGAACAGTTCAAGCACCTGATCAACGATGGGCTCAAGTCCGGTTTGGAAAAGGCCGCCGAGGGCGACGCGGCCGTGGCCGGGGAATTCCTGGGGTCCGACGTGTGCTCCTGCCTCCAACGCATCAGGAGATTCGGCGCGGCAATCCTTATTGTCAATATATGATCCCCATAAGCATAACCCGTGAAGAGGGAATGCACGGCGGGAATGAAGAAAGGATGGTTCCCATGAAAGGAATCCCTTGGCCGGCGGTTTTCTCTTTGGCGGCAATATTGACAAATACGCATGCCGCCCCGTATCCGGCAAATCCTCCGGTCACGATCTGCACCGACCAGGCCCTTTACTTCTCGAACTTGTGTTACACGTCCCGATAATAAAAATCCTGAAATATTGCGATTTTTCTCTGCAATAACCACCCCAAATACCTTATATTATATTTAGGGTGATCGGGTAGGCTGTAGTCTCAGTGATAGCGCTTAAATAGAACCGGGCAATATCGCAGGAAGCAGGCACGGCAGGGAACAAACAAAAACCATAAGGGGGGATCGATTATGAGACGGATGTTTTTGTATCTATTAGGGGCGGCTTTTCTCGTTAATGTCTGCATGGCTTCAGCGGCCACTTGTCCGGCATATGTCAAAAGATTGAATATCACGACGTATCTGGATTCCGGGTACGTTCTACCCGTAAAAGGCACGGTGGTCACCGCGGCGACATACGGGAATGGACTGTACAAGGCTGATTTGGGCACGATCACTCCGACGCTCATTCCGAATA
This window contains:
- a CDS encoding choice-of-anchor Q domain-containing protein; its protein translation is MKPAGSALIASLSTIMIFTPLQPNAATYCVDNGNSQASDANAGTAVLPWKTIQKGANTAVAGDSVIVKTGTYAERITFSAGHAGSAGKRVVFFAQPRRTVYMQGFNTDGADWLRIEGFDITNSQGGWLNGGIWLSSSHVEVVDNYLHDIPGTAIQASWSGGMWDSVYIASNRIYCVNEGIVASGNDWLVENNEVERLKYPDAGDCDYSRFFGNRITFRGNYFHGALPSEIGSSHTDGFQTFDDNGEKANNITIENNVVVSFHEGMMLGMNNVGDAVNYTIRNNIFHGGDLGGAWGLCVVNITNLRAVNNAFCNMIYHGIGFNGSNGTGGSTGMVKNNIFYNSGSNYWADSVSTVQGGYNIIYDTAGGLNAGDYDPKDLVNVNPKFVNPRPLVRDDFKLQASSPAINAGTALAGLVDSDMVGTPRPQGAGWDIGPFEYFPAAIWNKPASRNGAGEPMPFVKPLLTRDAVLALRSKFPQMKVFGLNGNALRDGAVRCDGMYLVILTKGEQCWKVRVVR